Part of the Quercus robur chromosome 5, dhQueRobu3.1, whole genome shotgun sequence genome, AGAGCTCGTCTCATAACAACAAAAGGAAGGGCGTGACCTGAGATCTCAATTTcactctctctcatacacactCACAGCAGTCACTATGTGGCGGAGACTCCTCTCTTCCAATCTCAAAACCCTAGCCGCCGCCACCGCCGCCGCCCCCACCCGATCCACCTCCATACACACCGGATCCCTCATTTCCCCTTCCGCCTCCGCTTCTCTCTTCAACCTCCGCCATTTCACCGCTGATTCCAGTACTAGATCTTTCACTcaagtctctctcttttcttttttgtattttagtgtgtgattgatttggttttgtttttcatttctttttttgtgcagCTGATGGTGCGGTGAAGAAGAGAGTTGAAGATGTAATGCCCATTGCCACTGGACACGAGCGTGAGGAGCTTGAAGCCGAGCTTCAGGTCTTTCTCTGATTTCATCTCATTACTTAACCGTCTTTATCTAACGTCCTGTTTGGTTGctgtgaaaaatataataataataattctggCCCGATTGAGAGTGGAATTgattggttttggttttggtttgtgtagGGAAAGAGAGTTCTTGATATTGACTATCCAGTCGGTCCTTTCGGCACTAAGGTTAGTACTTAATGCATTGCCTAACTTGGTTTCACAGTTTTTTCATTATTGATAACTTGCttgagttttgaaaatgatGTTTCTGCGTGTGTTGATTGGTAAGATTTGTTGCTAGTGTTCGTATTATGAAATTGGCAAAAAGGATTATTGGCTCAATGATACCACTCAAACAATGTTCTTATAAAAGAATAACTAAGGCTTTTAAATTCTCTAAGTACACCAATTCTTCACCCTTGATAATGTCCGCAATAGGTATAATAGGACTAAGTTCCAAGCACAGATGAATGCTTCCCAAAACATAGTTAAACGACACTCGTGGACGTACCCATTGAACCCCAAATGCACAAATGATAACAGACGATTGATAAATTAAAAGTCATGGATTCAAACTAGTGTTTTAAGGCATagattttagttattattttaacacacacacacacacacacacacacacacacacacatacccGAGAAAGAGCAATGCTTTAATCTTGCAATTGATTCTGTCATTGGTTTGGACCATGGCAAGGATCACTTGCTTAAACATGTATGTGTATAGCGCACTttgaagaagatttttttttgcaaacaaGTAGATAATTTCATCATTAAGATtctaagaaatgaaaaaaaaaaggggggggggggggtggaaaAGAAACAAGATTCTCCAGCAGCAGAGAAGCTCTCAAATTAATAAACCCACTACTGGgtatatcatatttttttctGACTGCATTGACGATAATTTTTTGTATCTTAGGGAAAGAATTGAGTTTTATAGCATGAAACTTTGATTTGAGGATAATAACTATGTATTGGTGTTGTTTACTTGTTTATTCGTGGCTTATGTAGCTCATAACCTCAGTTGCTTCCTAAGTAAAATTGTTATACCTTAccaagtaataataataaaaatgaaaataaaaaggttaagGAATCTGTTATGAATCAGAAATGCTTTTGTCTAACTTTCAGATTATAGTTTCTTAGACTTAGTTTTCCAtttagcctctctctctctctctctctctctttctctctctctccctctctcttcttcccTCATTTCTGTTGTATGCTTATCATCTGATACTCCTTTATTGTTTATGATTCCTCTGGTCAAATTATATAACATATGAAAAAAGGGTGTTAGCTTATACTTTGGCCATTGCTTGAAACCATCATTGTATAGttcttgcaaaaaaataaatttaaaaggtCAAAGGTAGGAATATCGCaatattttttaagagagagatgaggtctttattaatattatttgttgtggtGCCTTTGGAGAGAGAGATGCGTTTAAAAATTTGATGGCATTGAGCTTTCTTTGCCTAGTTGAGGCTTTAGTTCTTGAAATATCTTTCTGAGTGGATGAGGGCTTGCAGTGgttcctcttttcttctttgtttggttCTATAAATTATTAGATTTTGATTTATCAGAATTTCTCTTGTATGCTGCCAGTTTACTTGGGCCAGTCTccattctatcttgtaaaattttattagaaatgtCTCTTTTCATATCATGGTCTATTATGAGATGGAAACCATTCATATGCTTAGTAGAAGAAAGTTGAAATGGTGACTTGTCATGAAATCAGAAAAATGATATCATATCATCTTCTTGATGACTAGAACAACTTCAATGGTCTCGTTCAGAattatagttttatattttcatgTCCTTATGATTTTCAATGGATAATAATCTATCTTcatgaagagagaaaagaagcgCTTATTATTCTATAGTATCTACATTTTTAGTCAATGTGGATAAGGACTACTTGTTTATATGACTCTGAAgttgttattacttattactgTGCCTTCTTGTGAGAAACTAATTTATCTTTGGTTTTTGCCTAAATCTATAATGATTTTCACAACAGGATTTAATCTgtttaatatatgtatattttctttctgtttttggCCTGTAGGAAGAACCTGCAATTATTAAGTCCTACTATGACAAGAGAATAGTTGGATGCCCTGGTGGTGAAGGCGGTGGGTGCCTCCttatctttctctatttttactGTTCTCTTGGATGTGCATACATACTTCTCcctttatagaaaaataaatatgtttcattttattaatgCCCGTGTGATTTTCTTGCTTTTGAATGGCAGAGGATGAACATGATGTTGTCTGGTTTTGGCTGGAGAAAGGCAAGCCACATGAATGTCCAGTGTGTACACAGTACTTTGAGGTAAGTAAATGGTTAAACTTGGATTGACTGTTTATTGCTAAGACCTAATCTGGAGTAACttgtcaaaaccaaaaaaaagggtCTGATCTGGAGTGCATGGAGGTGATTCAAAATTTGAACATGAAGCTGTATGTCTAAATGTGGATCCAGGGCTAAATAGATAGACAGGGACACACACAACAAATACTTTAATGTACACAAGTTAGGATTCTTATACAACAGCTAACCATTTACTTGGCAGATTATTCCACAAGCTGAGTCCCAAAGGCTCATTATGACTATAGTTGGCCATCAACTTTGCTACAGTTAGCTTCACATACATGTCCTGAACAGGGCATGGCgaatcaattaaaattatattttttatgtttgctCCGTGTTAAATACATAGATGACCATATTCGAGCAAAGATTCACACTAATTATTAATCTGGTTGAAACAGAGGCTAAAATATTTGCAACTTTTAAGTCATTGTCTTTgtggaggaaaaaagaaaattcaaggtGTTGATTATAGCATAAGCATGCCGTCATCTAATCTGTTTTATATTCCATGCAGTTCCTCTCTTGGGGTTTCAAATTTGGCATATATTACCCCTGGAACTT contains:
- the LOC126725640 gene encoding cytochrome c oxidase subunit 5b-1, mitochondrial-like is translated as MWRRLLSSNLKTLAAATAAAPTRSTSIHTGSLISPSASASLFNLRHFTADSTDGAVKKRVEDVMPIATGHEREELEAELQGKRVLDIDYPVGPFGTKEEPAIIKSYYDKRIVGCPGGEGEDEHDVVWFWLEKGKPHECPVCTQYFELEVVGPGGPPDGHGDDDHHHH